The genomic window CACCGGAACCGCCTCGGGTCCCAGATCCCCCGCCAGCTCCGTCACCACCTCGGCGTGCCGCGCCCGGAAGGTGGCGATGAGCCGATCCGCCTCCTCCCGGTCGGGCACGCGCCCCCCGTGCAGCAGCAGGTTGGTGATCCCCGCCATGGCGGAGGCCACCACGCAGACGCGGTGGGTGGCGCGAGCGGCGGCCACCAGGTCGGCCACGGTGCGGAACCGGCCCGCCCCGGCCAGGCTGGTGCCGCCGAACTTCATGACTCTGATGGCGGGGGCGGGCATGAGGGCTCCGGGGAAGAACAAAAAAGCCCCGCGTGGGATACGCGGGGCTGAGTCTGAGGGTTGGAAATCAGGTCAGGTGCCCCGCACGCCGGTGGGCGTATTGGTCATGCCAGTCATGCCGGTCATGGCAAACAAGTGGACGGACCCCACGCCGGTCGTGCCGGCGGGCCCGAAGGCCGTGGGGTTCATCGAAATCGTCATGTCCGACATCTTCCTGGAAGCCGCCTGAATGTCAACCCTGTTCCCCCGCCGGCCGGCCCTTCACCCGGCGCCCCAGCGCCAGGCTGCTGCCCAGCCAGAGGCCCGAGCAGCCCACGGCCGCCAATCCCACCGGAATGGCGAGCGCCACGAGGGCCGTGGGCGCCCACACGCCCAGCAGGTCGCCGCCCCGGTAGACGAAAGTGTCGATGAAGGGCTTCGACTTGTAGCGTTCTTCCGGGCCCAGCGGAATGTAGAGGATCTCGCGGGCCGGCCGGTCCACGGCATAGTGCAGGCCACGGCGCAGCACCTGGAAGAGCGCCATCATGCCGAAGGTGGGCCAGATCCACAGGGCGCCGAAGCCCAGCAGGCTCAGCACGGGGAGAATGGACAGCACCACCGGGATGCCCAGTCCCGTCAGGAGGCGGCCGGTGAGGAAGACCTGGGTCGCCAGGGTGAGCACATTCACCCAGAGGTCGATGCGGGCGAAGGCCGCCGTGCGGGCGGCGGTGCCGCTGAAGGTCCGTTCGACGATGGCGCCCTGCTGCAGGTAGAGGAAGGTGCTGGTGATGGTGAAGAGCAGCATGTAGGCGCAGATGAGCTGCAGGTAGCGCGATTTCGCGATGAGCTTGAGCCCCTCCAGGGGGCCGGGTCCGGGCTCCCGCTCGCCGTGGGCCTGGTCGCCCAGGCGGAAGATGGCCGCCAGGCGCCCCACGCACTGCACCGCCAACTCCAGCGTCAGCATCGACAGCAGCAGCAGCGACAGGGGATCCACCTTCAGGGGGAGACCCCCCAGCGTGAAGCCCTTGGTGAGGGCCCCCGTGAGGGCGGCCCCGGCGATGGCGCCCAGGGTGCCGCCCGTGGCGATGAAGCCGAAGAGGCGCTTGCCCTGGGTCTGGGTCCACACATCCGACATCAGGCCCCAGAACACCGAGACCACGAAGAGGTTGAAGACGCTGAGCCAAATGTAGAAGGCGTAGCCCAGGGCCGCGCCGCCGCGGTGGGGCAGGAAGCGGAAGGCCAGGAAGAAGGCCAGCATGTTCAGCCCGAAGAAGCGGTAGGCCCATGGGATGAACCGCCGGCGCGGCAGCTTCGACACCAGGGCCGCGAAGGCCGGGTTCGCCAGCGCCATGGCCAGCAGGGTGCCCGTCATCAGCCAGGGCAGCTTGTCCGCCCCCCGGGCGATGCCGATGGCCTCGCGGACGGGCCGCAGCAGGTAGAAGCCGAAGAGCAGCAGGAAGAAATACAGGGTCGACCAGAGCAGAGCCGGGGCTTCACCCTCGTCGAGCATCACCAGGCGTCGGAGGAGGCGGGCGGGCGTCATGGGCGGTCCGGAAAAGGCAGTTGCATGGATGTCTGAAAAGAGTATATATCGATTCACGAGGTATCAATCCCAGCCCATCGACCGGAGGTCCCATGACCGTCACCCGCCGTGAGTTCATCCAGTGGTCCGCCGCCGCCACCGCCCTGGCGGCCACGGGGCTCGACCTCTCCGCCGCGCCCGCCGAGAAGGCCGCCCCCAAGAAGATCCTCATCCTGGGCGGCACAGGCTTCCTCGGCCCCGCCACCATCGAAGCCGCCCAGGCCCGCGGTCACCAGGTGACGATGTTCAACCGCGGCAAGACGCGGCCCGACCTCTTCCCCGGCGTGGAGAAGCTGCACGGCGACCGTGATCCCAAGAAGGGCGAGGGCCTGAAGGCGCTCGAGGGCCGGAGCTGGGATGCCGTCATCGACAACAGCGCCTACTACCCGAGGATGGTGGCGGCCTCCGCGGGCCTGCTGGCCCCGCACGCGAAGCAGTATCTGATCATCTCCAGCATCAGCGCCTACAAGGAGCCGAACCCCGAGAACGGAACCGAGGATGCGCCCCTGGCCACCATGACCGACCCCACGGTCGAGTCCATGGGGAAGGACTACGCGAACTACGGGGCCCTGAAGGCCCTGTGCGAGCAGGCCGCCCAGAAGGCCATGCCCGGCCGC from Geothrix sp. includes these protein-coding regions:
- a CDS encoding twin-arginine translocation signal domain-containing protein: MTVTRREFIQWSAAATALAATGLDLSAAPAEKAAPKKILILGGTGFLGPATIEAAQARGHQVTMFNRGKTRPDLFPGVEKLHGDRDPKKGEGLKALEGRSWDAVIDNSAYYPRMVAASAGLLAPHAKQYLIISSISAYKEPNPENGTEDAPLATMTDPTVESMGKDYANYGALKALCEQAAQKAMPGRTAVIRPGYIVGPDDPTGRFTYWPVRFDKGGELAVPGAPADPVEIIDVRDLAAWLVHLVERGTTGVFNACGPDKRLAWGSLVEACQKAGNPNAKPVWIPADFVTKQEGLEFPIWAPYLGETKGFHTWSNARAVKAGLKFRPAEQTVKDTLAWFKTQEKAEKGRNKLAGPTAEQEAKLIAAWREASKAKK